One window of Candidatus Binataceae bacterium genomic DNA carries:
- a CDS encoding methionyl-tRNA formyltransferase, whose translation MRVVLIGQATFAEKALAVLQARGHEIVHLFAPPDVAGARPDPLKAKAVELGLPFSQPASFKGEAAFEHFKALNADLCVMAFVTIIVPERILFAPRLKTICFHPSLLPRHRGGSAINWTLIQGDVESGISWFWPDRGIDTGPLLLQRRVPIGPNDTTGSLYFNTLFPLGIETLDEALRLVEAGDPPRIEQDESRATYESLCRDEHARIDFSRPAREVHNLIRGCDPQPAAYALIAGQPLHLYDAVLEAERAGAAAAGTILDLDADGLRVALNGATLVVRRVRLEPSPKKIAPSELAASVLRPGQRLE comes from the coding sequence TTGCGCGTCGTCCTGATTGGCCAGGCCACTTTTGCCGAGAAGGCCCTCGCAGTGCTGCAGGCCCGCGGCCACGAGATTGTCCACCTCTTCGCGCCGCCGGATGTTGCCGGCGCGCGCCCGGACCCGCTCAAAGCCAAGGCCGTGGAACTTGGCCTGCCCTTCAGCCAGCCTGCGTCGTTCAAGGGGGAGGCCGCGTTCGAGCACTTCAAGGCGCTCAACGCCGATCTCTGCGTGATGGCCTTTGTCACGATTATCGTGCCAGAGCGCATCCTGTTCGCGCCGCGCTTGAAGACCATCTGTTTCCATCCCTCGCTCCTGCCGCGTCATCGCGGCGGCAGCGCGATCAACTGGACGCTGATTCAGGGTGACGTCGAGAGCGGCATCTCATGGTTCTGGCCCGATCGTGGAATCGATACCGGACCACTCCTGCTCCAGCGCCGCGTTCCGATCGGCCCCAACGACACCACCGGCTCGCTCTACTTCAACACGCTCTTTCCGCTCGGCATCGAGACCCTCGATGAAGCGCTGAGACTGGTCGAGGCGGGTGATCCACCGCGCATCGAACAGGATGAAAGCCGCGCCACTTACGAATCACTCTGCCGCGACGAGCATGCCCGCATCGATTTTTCGCGACCGGCGCGCGAAGTCCATAACTTGATTCGCGGATGTGATCCGCAGCCCGCCGCCTACGCCCTGATCGCCGGCCAGCCGCTTCATCTATATGACGCGGTTCTCGAAGCCGAGCGTGCCGGAGCCGCGGCTGCCGGCACGATCCTCGATCTTGACGCCGACGGACTTCGTGTCGCCCTCAACGGCGCGACGCTGGTCGTCCGCCGCGTCCGCCTCGAGCCGAGTCCCAAAAAGATTGCGCCCAGCGAGCTCGCCGCCTCCGTCCTGCGCCCCGGACAACGCCTCGAATGA
- a CDS encoding DUF6496 domain-containing protein, whose amino-acid sequence MPDRQTLRRARKDAREGKAPSTQAGEFVREEIEHVREGKHGAKSAKQAIAIGLSKARRAGIKLPPPATRNSSPQTRRKAKLDSQASSKLQKPAPKRAHASTATLKKESRTALSSAKISIHGRQAAADRTSNDRSVAAKKAAKTRAERR is encoded by the coding sequence ATGCCTGATCGACAAACTTTACGGCGAGCACGCAAGGACGCCCGCGAGGGGAAAGCGCCGTCAACCCAAGCGGGTGAGTTCGTCCGCGAAGAAATTGAGCATGTCCGCGAGGGGAAGCACGGAGCTAAATCCGCCAAGCAGGCAATTGCGATCGGCTTGTCCAAGGCTCGGCGCGCCGGAATCAAATTACCCCCGCCGGCCACTCGTAACTCATCGCCGCAAACCCGAAGAAAGGCAAAACTTGATTCTCAAGCGTCATCTAAATTGCAGAAACCCGCACCGAAGCGCGCGCACGCCAGTACTGCAACTCTAAAAAAGGAATCAAGGACGGCGCTCTCGTCGGCCAAAATCTCAATCCATGGACGGCAAGCAGCCGCGGATCGCACCAGCAACGATCGATCAGTGGCAGCTAAAAAGGCGGCAAAAACCCGCGCTGAGCGCCGCTAA
- a CDS encoding MotA/TolQ/ExbB proton channel family protein, whose translation MNGAGGLGVMDLVFGTGPVVQVVLWTLVAFSVGSWGIIIYKFVQISRARRQSERFIAIFWESKNLAAIHTASVGLGNSPVAQVFRAGYQELLQLTRAKRQAVGAESGFSTDLGGVENVTRSMKRQSNIELTKLEQGIPFLATTGSTSPFIGLFGTVWGIMTAFIGLSAAHTSNIQAVAPGIAEALITTAVGLVAAIPAQMFYNFLTTRVRVLAVEMDNFISEFLNIAERHFLS comes from the coding sequence ATGAACGGCGCGGGCGGCCTCGGCGTTATGGATTTGGTCTTCGGCACCGGGCCAGTGGTCCAGGTAGTGCTGTGGACGCTGGTGGCTTTTTCGGTCGGTAGCTGGGGCATTATCATCTATAAGTTCGTGCAGATTTCGCGGGCGCGCCGGCAATCCGAACGCTTTATCGCGATCTTCTGGGAATCGAAAAATCTCGCGGCAATTCATACGGCGAGCGTGGGCCTGGGGAATAGTCCGGTCGCGCAGGTGTTCCGCGCGGGCTATCAGGAATTGCTCCAACTCACGCGGGCGAAGCGTCAGGCGGTCGGCGCAGAGAGCGGCTTCTCGACCGACCTGGGCGGGGTCGAAAACGTCACGCGCTCGATGAAGCGGCAGTCGAATATCGAACTGACCAAGCTTGAGCAAGGGATTCCGTTTCTGGCGACGACCGGGTCGACCTCGCCATTTATCGGGTTGTTCGGCACGGTATGGGGAATAATGACAGCGTTTATTGGGCTGTCGGCGGCTCATACGTCGAATATTCAGGCGGTCGCGCCGGGTATCGCGGAGGCGTTGATCACGACCGCGGTCGGACTCGTCGCGGCGATCCCGGCGCAGATGTTCTACAATTTCCTGACGACGCGAGTGCGCGTACTGGCGGTCGAGATGGATAATTTCATTTCTGAATTCCTGAATATCGCGGAACGTCACTTCCTGTCGTGA
- the tolR gene encoding protein TolR encodes MATESGPRGMLVSQINVTPLVDVMLVLLIIFMVTAPIIQQGVQVSLPRVKAAALPGKDEQFIVSITRARQIYLNDAPMSVETLTEKLMAIGHERPDRQIFIRADDQVPYGEVIKMMAAIKAAGIENVGMVTEMPNEAASASGKGG; translated from the coding sequence GTGGCGACAGAGTCTGGGCCGCGCGGGATGCTGGTCTCGCAAATCAACGTGACGCCGCTGGTCGACGTCATGCTGGTGCTGCTGATCATCTTCATGGTGACCGCGCCGATCATCCAGCAGGGCGTGCAGGTCAGCCTGCCGAGGGTCAAAGCTGCCGCTCTGCCGGGCAAGGACGAGCAGTTCATCGTCTCAATCACGCGGGCGCGACAGATCTACCTGAACGACGCGCCGATGAGCGTCGAAACGCTGACGGAGAAATTGATGGCGATCGGACACGAACGGCCGGATCGGCAGATTTTTATTCGCGCCGACGACCAGGTCCCTTATGGCGAAGTGATCAAGATGATGGCGGCAATCAAGGCGGCGGGAATCGAAAATGTGGGGATGGTGACGGAGATGCCGAATGAGGCCGCGAGCGCGTCGGGCAAAGGCGGCTGA
- a CDS encoding cell envelope integrity protein TolA, with product MASPNDRGNTGRPSWRGYTLAMVVSALGHAALIVLMLVIIPRIWRAPQPPAAYTVKIVDSMPAGDLGTHLPRLSESEKPAPAARASQAPEAAATPPPEDRDKEAIALNTIHVTPTPTPRATPSPRPTSRPTPRATIAPTPRPRKAHPITVAPTPTTTPTPRRARRRRPAPPPTPSPVVVAKAAPTPSVRQQLAKVRAQLLAEESRRPKASREETTPKGIDAAERGGPVVANRAWEGKGYGVGPGSGSAGIQQDAGFLLYYQEVQKRIKDAWSFAGGSDPDLTATVTFGINPDGSLNSVKVTSSSHDPAFDDSVVRAIRRAAPFAPPPDKYQAQFLDGVPAIFKLANLTNAGN from the coding sequence ATGGCCTCGCCGAACGATCGCGGCAACACCGGCCGGCCCTCGTGGCGCGGCTATACGCTGGCGATGGTAGTTTCCGCGCTCGGTCATGCGGCGCTGATCGTGCTCATGCTGGTGATAATTCCGCGCATCTGGCGGGCGCCTCAGCCGCCGGCAGCCTACACGGTCAAGATTGTCGATTCGATGCCGGCGGGCGATCTTGGGACTCATCTGCCGCGCCTCAGCGAGAGCGAGAAGCCGGCGCCGGCCGCACGCGCGAGTCAGGCGCCGGAAGCCGCGGCGACGCCGCCGCCCGAGGATCGCGATAAGGAGGCGATCGCATTGAACACTATCCATGTGACGCCGACGCCAACGCCGCGAGCAACCCCGAGTCCGCGCCCAACTTCGCGTCCGACGCCGCGCGCGACGATCGCGCCAACACCGCGGCCTCGCAAGGCGCATCCGATCACCGTCGCGCCGACGCCGACCACGACCCCAACACCGCGACGCGCCAGGCGTCGGCGGCCCGCGCCACCGCCAACGCCATCACCGGTGGTCGTGGCAAAGGCCGCGCCGACGCCGAGCGTCCGGCAACAACTTGCCAAGGTGCGCGCCCAACTCCTCGCAGAGGAGTCCCGGCGGCCCAAGGCCAGTCGCGAAGAAACCACCCCCAAAGGAATCGATGCGGCAGAGCGCGGCGGTCCAGTCGTCGCGAACCGCGCGTGGGAGGGTAAAGGCTACGGCGTTGGTCCCGGCAGCGGCAGCGCTGGGATTCAACAGGATGCGGGGTTTCTGCTCTACTATCAGGAGGTGCAGAAACGGATAAAGGACGCCTGGAGCTTCGCCGGGGGGAGCGATCCCGATCTGACGGCCACGGTAACTTTTGGCATCAATCCGGATGGATCGCTGAATTCGGTCAAGGTAACCTCGAGCTCGCACGATCCGGCGTTTGACGATTCGGTAGTCCGCGCGATCCGACGGGCAGCGCCCTTCGCGCCGCCGCCGGATAAGTACCAGGCCCAGTTTCTCGACGGCGTGCCAGCGATCTTCAAGCTGGCCAATCTCACGAATGCCGGAAACTAG
- the pal gene encoding peptidoglycan-associated lipoprotein Pal, with the protein MAKAADWRIAVVATLAIVALAGAGCSSKKPEGAGGPGEGQNGLGQSSVSSSDSLSQLQKGTLGAGNQGPLTDIHFDYNDSTVRAQDGEILKTNADWLQKNPTTHAQIEGHCDDRGSEEYNLALGAKRAQAAKDYLQTLGVDASRLSTISYGKELPLCAEETDECWAQNRRDHFAVSQSAGGPQ; encoded by the coding sequence GTGGCTAAGGCGGCGGACTGGCGCATCGCGGTCGTTGCGACGCTCGCGATCGTCGCATTGGCCGGCGCGGGCTGCTCGTCGAAGAAGCCGGAGGGCGCGGGTGGTCCCGGCGAAGGGCAAAACGGACTTGGCCAGTCGAGTGTCTCGAGCAGCGACTCGCTCAGCCAGCTCCAAAAGGGCACGCTGGGCGCGGGCAATCAGGGTCCGCTGACGGATATCCATTTTGACTATAACGATTCGACGGTGCGCGCGCAGGACGGCGAGATTCTGAAGACCAATGCGGACTGGTTACAGAAAAACCCGACAACGCACGCGCAGATCGAAGGCCATTGCGACGATCGCGGATCAGAGGAATACAACCTCGCGCTGGGCGCCAAGCGCGCGCAGGCGGCCAAGGATTATCTCCAGACTTTGGGCGTCGACGCGAGCCGCCTCTCGACCATCAGTTACGGTAAAGAGCTGCCCTTGTGCGCCGAAGAGACCGACGAGTGCTGGGCGCAGAACCGCCGCGATCATTTTGCGGTCTCTCAGAGCGCGGGGGGCCCGCAATGA
- a CDS encoding tetratricopeptide repeat protein: MRLPQAALMLTAALMITGVLALAGCAPSGDVDQLQNGEQSLRQMVADDRQQIDALKEKLTQDDDKIAQLQQGGGQSNDFAALQERVKKLEQGQSVSAASPTAPGAASSPGAEASPGAEPTPGNEGALPPDATASTPSNAPPPGPAAPTAAPMTWQQAATSELAAAQTDAGARQYRAGLLAMKAGKYQAALGKFQDLQRRYPKSALSEPAEYFSGNALFELGQFDRSILQFADLTMRFPEGRYASAALWCEAQAFLKTNDPIDARLTLRKLVDDHPDTPEATAAGPLMASLSS; encoded by the coding sequence ATGAGATTGCCGCAAGCGGCTCTGATGCTGACCGCGGCTCTGATGATAACCGGGGTGCTCGCGCTGGCGGGCTGCGCGCCGAGCGGTGACGTCGACCAGTTGCAAAACGGTGAACAATCGCTGCGCCAGATGGTCGCGGACGATCGTCAGCAGATCGATGCGTTAAAGGAAAAGCTCACGCAGGACGACGACAAGATCGCCCAGCTGCAACAGGGTGGCGGCCAGAGCAACGACTTTGCGGCTCTGCAGGAGCGCGTAAAGAAACTCGAACAGGGGCAGAGCGTCTCGGCAGCGTCGCCCACCGCGCCTGGCGCAGCGTCGAGCCCCGGCGCCGAGGCGAGTCCCGGCGCCGAGCCGACGCCGGGCAATGAGGGAGCCCTGCCGCCAGACGCCACTGCGTCCACGCCCTCGAATGCGCCCCCGCCTGGTCCCGCAGCGCCAACCGCCGCGCCGATGACTTGGCAACAGGCGGCCACGTCGGAGCTTGCCGCCGCGCAAACCGACGCCGGCGCCAGGCAGTATCGCGCCGGGTTACTCGCGATGAAAGCCGGCAAGTATCAGGCTGCGCTCGGCAAGTTTCAGGATCTGCAACGCCGCTATCCCAAGTCCGCGCTCAGCGAGCCGGCAGAATACTTTTCCGGCAACGCGCTGTTTGAACTCGGACAATTCGACCGCTCAATCCTGCAGTTCGCCGACTTGACGATGCGCTTTCCCGAGGGTCGCTACGCCAGCGCGGCGCTGTGGTGCGAGGCCCAGGCCTTTCTCAAAACCAACGATCCCATCGACGCGCGGCTGACCCTGCGCAAACTCGTCGACGATCATCCCGACACGCCCGAGGCGACGGCCGCGGGGCCGCTGATGGCGTCGCTGTCGTCTTAG
- a CDS encoding bifunctional riboflavin kinase/FAD synthetase: MRIIRNLDDLGRPPAPVVALGNFDGVHIGHRAILKTAIEHARQLGGAAFALTFDPLPAKVLAPKRAPRLILTPEDKAELLRSSGLDGVIVLEFTLALSRLDPHEFAQRYLRERIGVRAIVVGHNVSFGHNRAGNATVMEALGRELSFETIVVGPIALGDAEVSSTGVREAISAGELRRAAAMLGRYHFLSGPVVHGRERGRTIGFPTANVQPRTECLPPDGVYATRIVLADGAYPSITNIGMRPTFAEPERSFEAHIFDFDRDLYGQEVKLELIERIRPEKKFASGQELATQIAADLQRAKEILAAA; this comes from the coding sequence ATGCGAATAATCCGCAATCTTGACGACTTGGGGCGGCCGCCGGCGCCGGTGGTGGCGCTGGGCAATTTCGACGGCGTCCACATTGGTCATCGCGCGATTCTCAAAACCGCGATCGAGCACGCTCGTCAGCTTGGAGGGGCCGCTTTCGCGCTGACCTTCGATCCGCTGCCCGCCAAGGTGCTCGCGCCGAAGCGCGCGCCGCGCTTGATTCTGACGCCCGAAGATAAGGCGGAACTTTTGCGCTCGTCCGGGCTCGACGGCGTGATCGTGCTCGAATTCACGCTGGCGCTGAGCCGGCTCGATCCGCACGAGTTTGCGCAGCGCTACTTGCGCGAGCGTATCGGCGTGCGTGCGATCGTGGTCGGCCACAACGTCAGCTTTGGGCATAATCGCGCGGGCAACGCCACGGTGATGGAGGCGCTCGGGCGGGAATTGAGCTTCGAAACGATAGTTGTCGGGCCAATCGCTCTCGGCGACGCCGAGGTGAGTTCCACCGGCGTGCGCGAGGCGATTAGCGCGGGCGAACTGCGGCGGGCCGCCGCGATGCTCGGACGGTATCACTTCCTCAGCGGTCCGGTGGTGCATGGACGCGAGCGCGGACGCACGATCGGCTTTCCGACGGCCAACGTGCAGCCGCGCACCGAGTGCCTGCCGCCCGATGGTGTCTATGCAACGCGCATCGTGCTGGCCGACGGCGCTTATCCGTCGATCACGAATATCGGGATGCGGCCGACTTTCGCCGAGCCGGAGCGCAGCTTCGAGGCCCACATCTTCGACTTCGACCGCGACCTCTATGGGCAAGAGGTCAAGCTCGAACTCATCGAGCGGATTCGCCCTGAAAAAAAGTTCGCGTCGGGCCAGGAGCTCGCAACGCAGATCGCCGCCGACTTGCAACGCGCGAAAGAGATTCTCGCGGCGGCGTGA
- a CDS encoding LLM class F420-dependent oxidoreductase produces MKIGISGIGMGKGARPRTLQTAAEHAERLGFATLWAPEHVVLFDRYDSTYPYSTDGQFLAAGTTDLLDPFVALTYAAARTSRIRLATGICLVPQRNPLILAKVIASLDRLSEGRFALGVGVGWSAEEFAALGVSFARRGQRTCEYIEAMRRLWGDEQSTFSGEFANFKDARSFPKPGRGARLPIIFGGESLPALRRVARYGDGWFSVNLSDAQLAEKLARLDALLVENGRTRDAIEIIVSPYQQAVTPDRLRRYRDLGVSEVIPFVRMPSDEAQIPAHLEHLAREWVEPAARL; encoded by the coding sequence ATGAAGATCGGCATTAGCGGAATCGGGATGGGCAAGGGCGCGCGCCCACGCACGCTTCAGACGGCGGCCGAGCACGCCGAACGGCTCGGCTTCGCGACGCTCTGGGCGCCCGAACACGTCGTCCTGTTTGACCGTTACGATTCGACCTACCCCTATTCCACCGATGGGCAGTTTCTGGCCGCGGGCACGACCGATCTTCTCGACCCGTTCGTCGCGCTGACCTATGCCGCCGCGCGCACCAGCCGCATCCGGCTGGCAACCGGCATTTGCCTGGTGCCGCAGCGAAATCCGTTGATCCTGGCCAAGGTAATCGCGAGTCTCGACCGTCTCAGCGAGGGACGCTTCGCGCTGGGCGTGGGCGTTGGCTGGTCGGCGGAGGAGTTCGCCGCGTTGGGGGTGAGCTTCGCGCGGCGCGGCCAGCGGACGTGCGAATACATCGAAGCGATGCGCCGCCTATGGGGCGACGAGCAATCCACCTTCAGCGGCGAGTTCGCCAATTTCAAAGATGCGCGCAGCTTCCCGAAGCCGGGGCGCGGCGCGCGGCTGCCGATCATTTTTGGCGGCGAAAGTCTGCCGGCGCTGCGGCGCGTCGCGCGCTACGGCGACGGCTGGTTCAGCGTCAATCTGAGCGATGCGCAGCTCGCCGAAAAACTCGCCCGCCTCGACGCCTTGCTGGTTGAAAACGGTCGCACCCGCGACGCGATTGAGATCATCGTTTCCCCCTATCAGCAAGCCGTCACGCCCGATCGTCTACGGCGCTACCGCGACCTTGGCGTCAGCGAGGTCATCCCCTTTGTGCGGATGCCCTCCGATGAGGCGCAAATCCCGGCGCATCTCGAGCATCTCGCCCGCGAGTGGGTCGAGCCGGCCGCGCGGCTCTAA
- a CDS encoding LLM class F420-dependent oxidoreductase — translation MKIGLLTVGIGRAARPATLRMLGETCERLGFGTLWSAEHVVLFDKYTETKYPYSDDGAFGAPSTVDWTDPFIGLTYVAALTQRIRLATGICLVPEHNPLILAKVVASLDYLSGGRFALGVGVGWSSEEFAALGIPFERRAQRTREYIDVMRKLWGEEKASFSGEFVNFKDARSFPKPAQGANIPIIFGGESGPALRRVADYGTGWFGFNLNPEQAAAKIARLKELLRERNRDPHSVELIVSPYLQPVTREDLAGYHEAGVSEIVLLCPPPENDAELPPILEKLGREWVEPAARLA, via the coding sequence ATGAAAATAGGATTGCTAACTGTTGGGATTGGCCGAGCCGCGCGCCCGGCGACGCTGCGTATGCTCGGCGAAACTTGCGAGCGCCTGGGCTTCGGTACGCTCTGGTCCGCCGAGCACGTAGTACTCTTCGACAAATATACTGAGACGAAATACCCCTATTCCGACGACGGCGCTTTCGGCGCTCCCAGCACAGTCGATTGGACGGATCCCTTCATCGGCTTGACCTACGTCGCGGCGCTTACGCAGCGTATCCGGCTCGCCACCGGGATCTGCCTGGTGCCCGAGCATAATCCGCTGATCCTCGCCAAGGTCGTCGCCAGCCTCGATTACTTGAGTGGTGGCCGCTTCGCCTTGGGGGTTGGCGTCGGCTGGTCGTCGGAAGAGTTCGCGGCCCTGGGGATCCCCTTCGAGCGGCGCGCGCAGCGGACCCGCGAGTATATCGACGTAATGCGCAAGCTGTGGGGCGAAGAAAAGGCCAGCTTCAGCGGCGAATTCGTGAATTTCAAAGATGCGCGGAGTTTTCCGAAGCCGGCCCAAGGGGCGAACATTCCGATCATCTTCGGCGGCGAGAGCGGTCCGGCGTTGCGCCGCGTCGCCGACTACGGCACCGGATGGTTCGGCTTCAATCTCAATCCCGAACAGGCAGCGGCGAAAATCGCCCGCTTGAAGGAACTCCTGCGCGAGCGTAATCGCGATCCGCACAGCGTCGAGCTGATCGTCTCGCCCTATTTGCAACCGGTCACGCGCGAGGACCTGGCCGGTTACCACGAGGCTGGGGTAAGCGAAATTGTGCTGCTCTGTCCGCCACCCGAAAACGACGCCGAGTTGCCGCCGATCCTGGAAAAGCTTGGCCGTGAATGGGTCGAGCCGGCGGCGCGGCTGGCGTAA
- a CDS encoding enoyl-CoA hydratase yields the protein MSNAEVVVLIDKQDGIATVTLNRPEKLNALNREMRKAFCQAMQELRSDPEVRVVIITGAGRAFCVGLDLRELGTSQGGIRDEGKVSFISVIDDMEVPVIAAVNGFSITGGFELALACDLIVAAETAQFADTHARVGVMPGGGMSARLPRAVGIRKAKELSLTGNYLSAREAERMGLVNHVVRANELMATARELARQIAGANQKIVRQMKQLYERTTRTSLQEALQIEQEAFSAFNRAADLGELGGARESVMQRGRAQAAKN from the coding sequence ATGAGTAACGCCGAAGTCGTAGTTCTGATTGATAAGCAGGATGGCATCGCCACCGTCACCCTCAACCGCCCGGAGAAGCTCAACGCCCTGAACCGCGAAATGCGCAAAGCCTTCTGCCAGGCGATGCAGGAGCTGCGCAGCGATCCCGAGGTCCGCGTCGTGATCATCACCGGGGCGGGCCGCGCCTTCTGCGTCGGGCTTGATCTGCGCGAGCTCGGCACCTCGCAGGGCGGCATCCGCGACGAGGGCAAAGTCAGCTTTATCTCCGTGATCGACGACATGGAAGTTCCGGTAATCGCCGCGGTCAATGGCTTCTCGATCACCGGGGGCTTCGAGCTCGCGCTGGCCTGCGATCTGATCGTCGCGGCTGAGACGGCGCAGTTCGCCGATACCCACGCGCGGGTCGGCGTGATGCCGGGGGGCGGGATGTCGGCGCGGCTGCCGCGCGCGGTCGGAATTCGCAAGGCGAAAGAGCTGTCGCTGACCGGCAACTATCTGTCGGCGCGCGAAGCGGAGCGGATGGGCTTGGTTAACCACGTGGTTCGGGCGAACGAGCTGATGGCGACGGCGCGCGAGCTCGCGAGGCAAATCGCCGGCGCGAATCAGAAAATCGTTCGCCAGATGAAACAGCTCTACGAGCGCACGACCCGCACTTCGCTGCAGGAGGCTCTGCAGATCGAGCAGGAGGCTTTCAGCGCTTTCAACCGCGCCGCTGATCTCGGCGAGCTCGGCGGCGCTCGTGAATCGGTGATGCAGCGGGGCCGCGCACAAGCGGCCAAGAATTAG
- the hemE gene encoding uroporphyrinogen decarboxylase, producing MDANASAGNRGRADFGGVTVVAFESRMAAETARLIERFGGRALIAPAMREAPLEENRAALDFAAHLLAGEYPVVVFLTGVGVRELFRAMETRHPRVELVAALSRTLTVARGPKPVAALRAVGLEPSLAVAEPNTWREILDALDCNITLAGQRVAIQEYGITNRDLMAGLEARNAEVTAVPVYRWTLPLDRAPLREAIRAIVAGEAGVALFTSSIQITNLMGLAEADGLSEQLRRGLAAIVVASIGPICSEQLRACSITVDVEPSHPKLGHLVKETAEAIAGIRAAKPGAIGLIEPVRRVDESSNEIPPPASVRGALADSPFMRACRREAAPYTPIWLMRQAGRYMPEYRRVRAQNTFLEMCLRPELATEVTVTAARRLGVDAAIIFADILLPLIPMRVGLSYESGDGPVIERPLRSLEQLEQIPPVNAEESLGFVGEAIRLVKRELGESMPLIGFAGAPFTLASYLIEGGASRQYQATKTLMYREPATWHRLMSTLAGVTVDYLKMQIAAGADAIQLFDSWVGSLGPDDYRRFVLPHTHSVIAAVRGLVPVIHFGTITGNLLELMREAGGNVIGLDWRVDLDEAWRRLGPDVAVQGNLDPVALFAEPAEIRRRAQLILDQAANRPGHIFNLGHGILPKTPVDNVIALIDAVHDLSRR from the coding sequence ATGGATGCAAACGCATCGGCGGGTAACCGCGGGCGCGCCGACTTCGGCGGCGTGACGGTGGTCGCGTTCGAGAGCCGGATGGCGGCGGAGACCGCCCGGCTGATCGAACGCTTCGGCGGACGCGCCCTGATTGCGCCGGCGATGCGCGAAGCGCCGCTCGAGGAGAATCGCGCAGCGCTCGACTTCGCCGCGCATCTGCTCGCGGGTGAATACCCGGTCGTCGTCTTTCTGACCGGGGTCGGCGTGCGCGAACTGTTCCGCGCGATGGAGACGCGCCATCCGCGCGTCGAGCTGGTTGCCGCATTGTCGCGTACGCTGACGGTTGCACGCGGGCCCAAGCCGGTCGCCGCCCTGCGCGCCGTCGGGCTCGAACCCAGCCTCGCCGTCGCTGAGCCCAACACCTGGCGCGAGATTCTCGACGCGCTCGATTGCAATATCACGCTCGCAGGCCAACGCGTCGCGATCCAGGAATACGGCATCACCAACCGCGACCTGATGGCCGGGCTCGAGGCGCGCAACGCCGAGGTCACTGCGGTCCCGGTCTACCGCTGGACCCTGCCGCTTGATCGCGCGCCTCTGCGCGAGGCGATCCGCGCGATTGTCGCGGGAGAAGCGGGCGTGGCGCTCTTCACCAGTTCGATTCAGATCACCAACTTGATGGGGTTGGCTGAGGCTGACGGGCTGAGCGAGCAACTGCGGCGCGGCCTGGCTGCGATCGTGGTCGCCTCGATCGGACCGATCTGCTCGGAGCAACTGCGCGCCTGCTCGATCACAGTTGATGTCGAGCCGAGCCACCCGAAGCTCGGTCATCTGGTGAAGGAAACCGCGGAGGCGATCGCCGGAATCCGCGCGGCCAAGCCTGGGGCGATCGGGTTAATCGAGCCTGTGCGTCGAGTGGATGAATCGTCGAATGAAATACCGCCCCCGGCGAGCGTGCGCGGCGCTTTGGCCGACAGCCCATTTATGCGCGCCTGCCGGCGCGAGGCGGCGCCCTATACGCCCATCTGGCTGATGCGCCAAGCCGGGCGTTACATGCCGGAATACCGGCGGGTGCGCGCCCAGAATACCTTTCTCGAAATGTGCCTGCGGCCGGAACTGGCGACAGAGGTGACCGTGACTGCGGCGCGGCGGCTCGGCGTCGATGCCGCGATCATCTTCGCCGATATTCTGCTGCCGCTGATTCCGATGCGCGTCGGGCTGAGTTACGAATCGGGTGATGGCCCGGTGATCGAGCGGCCGCTGCGAAGCCTCGAACAGCTCGAACAAATTCCGCCGGTAAATGCCGAGGAGTCGCTGGGCTTCGTCGGCGAAGCCATCCGCCTCGTCAAACGCGAGCTCGGCGAGAGTATGCCGCTAATTGGTTTCGCCGGCGCCCCCTTTACGCTCGCGTCGTACCTGATCGAGGGCGGCGCGTCGCGCCAGTATCAGGCGACGAAAACCCTGATGTATCGCGAGCCCGCGACGTGGCATCGCCTGATGAGCACGCTCGCCGGCGTCACCGTCGATTACCTGAAGATGCAGATCGCCGCCGGCGCCGACGCGATCCAGTTGTTCGATAGCTGGGTCGGCAGTCTCGGCCCCGACGATTACCGCCGCTTCGTCCTGCCGCATACCCATAGCGTGATCGCGGCGGTGCGCGGCTTGGTTCCGGTGATTCACTTCGGCACGATCACCGGAAATCTCCTTGAGCTGATGCGAGAGGCGGGCGGCAACGTGATCGGTCTCGATTGGCGCGTTGATCTCGACGAGGCCTGGCGTCGGCTCGGACCCGACGTCGCGGTTCAGGGCAATCTCGATCCGGTCGCATTGTTCGCGGAGCCTGCGGAGATTCGCCGGCGAGCGCAACTAATTCTCGATCAGGCGGCGAACCGCCCCGGCCACATCTTCAATCTCGGCCACGGGATCCTGCCCAAAACTCCGGTGGACAATGTGATCGCTCTGATCGACGCGGTGCATGATCTGAGTCGGAGATGA